A region of Rhodamnia argentea isolate NSW1041297 chromosome 9, ASM2092103v1, whole genome shotgun sequence DNA encodes the following proteins:
- the LOC115755566 gene encoding E3 ubiquitin-protein ligase PUB23-like, which produces MDYPLDFRCPISMEVMEDPVTIATGMTYERRNIQKWFFAYKKKTCPATMQSVESFDVTPNHTLKRLIIAWQSEKRPGNPLPAVRGSTERREQIVTLLEMLESSPFKVTSLKKLKLIIETDDEAKANFVQSGGIQIVVRIMNQVLEEGSDFSIFRACEEALGVLHQLLLSEEAKILEKLSKPESMKCVAAMLQRGSAEARIHATTILRQMAQSETHWTFVLQDHGIDLFKSLLELVSDEICTRASSYALEVLVEMLSASKKSRVRAIEAGAVCVLVELLPESNRSKSEKILALLKLLCECAEGRLAIVDHGMGIAAVTKKMLHVSSAATKLSVKIVWLIGSFHPSERVLEEMLICGSVKKLLALLHIDGRSSTKEKVIKMFKLHGQSWQRCPCFPNELKGYVGMVNSA; this is translated from the coding sequence ATGGATTATCCTCTGGATTTCCGGTGCCCCATTTCGATGGAGGTCATGGAGGATCCGGTCACCATCGCGACTGGCATGACGTACGAGCGCAGGAACATTCAGAAGTGGTTCTTTGCCTACAAGAAGAAGACCTGCCCTGCCACGATGCAAAGCGTCGAGAGCTTTGACGTCACGCCGAACCACACCCTCAAGAGGCTCATCATCGCGTGGCAAAGCGAGAAGCGGCCTGGAAACCCCTTGCCGGCAGTCCGTGGATCAACCGAGAGGCGTGAGCAGATCGTGACCTTGCTGGAGATGCTCGAGTCCTCCCCCTTCAAGGTCACCTCATTGAAGAAGCTCAAGTTGATCATCGAGACCGACGACGAGGCGAAGGCCAACTTCGTCCAGTCCGGAGGCATCCAGATTGTCGTCCGGATCATGAACCAGGTCCTCGAGGAGGGATCGGACTTCAGCATCTTCCGAGCGTGTGAAGAGGCCCTCGGCGTTTTGCACCAGCTCTTATTGTCCGAAGAAGCCAAGATCTTGGAGAAACTATCGAAGCCCGAGTCAATGAAGTGCGTCGCCGCAATGCTTCAAAGAGGGAGCGCGGAGGCGAGGATTCATGCCACCACCATCCTCAGGCAGATGGCTCAAAGCGAGACGCATTGGACTTTTGTCCTCCAAGACCATGGCATAGATCTCTTCAAGTCCTTATTGGAGCTGGTGTCGGACGAGATATGCACAAGGGCGAGCTCATACGCCCTAGAGGTCCTTGTCGAGATGCTCTCCGCATCAAAGAAGAGCCGAGTGAGAGCGATCGAGGCCGGGGCCGTTTGTGTCCTAGTAGAGCTGTTGCCCGAATCGAACCGATCAAAAAGCGAGAAGATATTGGCGCTGTTGAAGCTCCTATGTGAATGCGCCGAAGGGCGATTGGCCATTGTGGACCACGGGATGGGGATCGCCGCCGTGACCAAGAAAATGCTTCACGTCTCAAGTGCAGCAACGAAGCTCAGCGTGAAGATCGTGTGGCTGATTGGCAGCTTCCACCCGAGCGAGAGGGTCTTGGAGGAGATGCTGATCTGCGGGTcggtgaagaagctcttggcgCTCCTGCACATCGACGGCCGGTCGTCGACGAAGGAGAAGGTCATCAAGATGTTCAAGTTGCATGGGCAGTCATGGCAGCGTTGCCCTTGTTTCCCTAATGAGTTGAAGGGCTATGTGGGAATGGTAAATAGCGCTTGa